From a region of the Methanobrevibacter sp. V74 genome:
- a CDS encoding 50S ribosomal protein L6, which translates to MVVAAAIREEIDIPEGVEVIIDNNEVSVKGPNGKDSRKFTYPNVSIKEEDSVVILETAFPKKKDKAMIGTTRAHINNMLIGVTDGFEYHMKIVFAHFPMTVKVQKDTVLIDNFLGERHPRTAKIVGSSKVVVKGDEVTITGINKEHVGQTMANLEQATKIKGRDPRVFQDGIYLTSKE; encoded by the coding sequence ATGGTAGTAGCTGCAGCTATAAGGGAAGAAATTGATATCCCTGAAGGCGTTGAAGTTATAATTGATAATAATGAGGTCTCTGTAAAAGGACCTAATGGAAAGGACTCTAGAAAATTTACTTATCCTAATGTAAGTATTAAAGAAGAGGATAGTGTTGTTATTTTAGAAACAGCATTCCCTAAAAAGAAAGATAAAGCAATGATTGGAACCACAAGAGCACACATTAACAACATGTTAATCGGTGTGACTGATGGTTTTGAATATCATATGAAAATCGTATTTGCTCACTTTCCAATGACTGTAAAAGTCCAAAAAGATACAGTTTTAATTGACAACTTCCTCGGGGAAAGACACCCAAGAACTGCTAAAATAGTAGGATCTTCTAAAGTAGTAGTGAAAGGTGATGAGGTAACAATTACTGGTATCAATAAGGAACATGTTGGTCAAACTATGGCTAACCTAGAACAAGCAACTAAAATTAAAGGAAGAGATCCTAGAGTATTCCAAGATGGAATATATTTAACTAGCAAAGAATAA
- a CDS encoding 50S ribosomal protein L18: MAHGTNYKVAFRRRREGKTDYAARMKLVDYNKSRLVVRVSNAHATVQVIDYAPEGDITIASAVSKQLSQYGYLGATGNISAFYLTAYLCAKRALEAGVENAILDIGLKSPIKGSKIFAALKGAVDAGLEVPHGDFIFPEDERIRGENIAEYAESLNAEEVAKKFSKYFERGLNPKDLPENFDETVKNIDEAEV; encoded by the coding sequence ATGGCACATGGAACTAATTATAAAGTAGCATTCAGAAGAAGAAGAGAAGGTAAAACTGATTATGCGGCTAGAATGAAATTAGTTGATTACAACAAATCTCGTTTGGTTGTTAGAGTTTCTAATGCTCATGCTACCGTTCAAGTTATTGATTACGCTCCAGAAGGAGATATCACCATTGCATCTGCAGTAAGCAAACAATTATCACAATATGGTTACTTAGGTGCTACTGGAAACATTTCAGCATTTTACTTAACAGCATACTTATGTGCTAAAAGAGCTTTAGAAGCAGGTGTTGAAAATGCAATCTTAGACATAGGTTTAAAATCACCAATTAAAGGTTCTAAAATATTTGCAGCTTTAAAAGGTGCAGTTGATGCAGGTTTAGAAGTACCTCACGGAGACTTCATTTTCCCAGAAGATGAACGTATCAGAGGAGAAAATATTGCAGAATATGCTGAATCTTTAAATGCTGAAGAAGTTGCTAAAAAATTCTCAAAGTATTTTGAAAGAGGTCTTAATCCTAAAGATTTACCTGAAAACTTTGATGAAACTGTTAAAAATATCGATGAGGCAGAGGTATAA
- the rpsE gene encoding 30S ribosomal protein S5 has product MSFNMNEWEPKTNLGKLVKDGTIIDIDEIFEKGLPIMELEIVDALIPDLEEEVMDVNLVQRMHKSGRKVNFRVIVAVGNKNGYVGLGQGKAKEVGPAIRKAVDNAKYNIIKVRRGCGDWGCVCGREHTVPFKVQGKTSSVSVTLMPAPAGVGLAVGDVGKTILKLAGIQDVWSQTFGQTQTTINFANAVFDALKGLSSVKASQENLKKMGVNY; this is encoded by the coding sequence ATGAGTTTTAATATGAATGAATGGGAACCTAAAACCAATCTTGGTAAATTAGTTAAAGATGGGACCATTATTGATATCGATGAAATTTTTGAAAAAGGTCTTCCAATTATGGAATTAGAAATAGTTGATGCCTTAATTCCAGATTTAGAAGAGGAAGTAATGGATGTTAACTTGGTTCAAAGGATGCATAAATCTGGTAGAAAAGTTAATTTCAGAGTAATTGTTGCCGTAGGTAACAAAAATGGTTATGTTGGATTAGGTCAAGGTAAAGCTAAAGAAGTTGGTCCGGCTATCAGAAAGGCTGTTGATAATGCTAAATACAACATTATTAAAGTAAGAAGAGGCTGTGGAGATTGGGGTTGTGTTTGTGGAAGAGAACATACCGTACCTTTCAAAGTACAAGGTAAAACCAGTAGTGTAAGCGTTACTTTAATGCCGGCTCCTGCAGGAGTAGGTTTGGCAGTTGGAGATGTTGGTAAAACTATCTTAAAACTTGCTGGAATTCAAGATGTATGGTCTCAAACTTTCGGACAAACTCAAACCACCATTAACTTTGCTAATGCTGTATTCGATGCTTTAAAAGGATTAAGCAGTGTTAAAGCTAGCCAAGAAAATCTCAAAAAAATGGGAGTTAACTACTAG
- the rplX gene encoding 50S ribosomal protein L24: MSIQPRKQRKARYNAPAHARGKYLSASVSKDLREEIGKKSLPVRTGDTVRVVRGDFAGHEGKITSVDYSSYKVNIEEVTLAKPDGTNAFLPVDPSNLVIIEADLKDDRRIKNKGDN; this comes from the coding sequence ATGTCAATTCAACCAAGAAAACAAAGAAAAGCTCGTTATAATGCTCCTGCTCATGCACGTGGTAAATATTTAAGTGCTTCTGTAAGTAAAGATTTAAGGGAAGAAATAGGTAAAAAATCTTTACCGGTTAGAACAGGAGATACAGTTAGAGTAGTTCGTGGAGATTTTGCAGGTCATGAAGGAAAAATCACTTCTGTCGATTATTCTTCATATAAAGTAAACATTGAAGAAGTTACTTTAGCTAAACCTGATGGAACTAATGCATTTCTCCCAGTTGACCCGTCTAACTTAGTAATTATTGAAGCAGATTTAAAAGATGATAGAAGAATAAAAAATAAAGGAGATAATTAA
- a CDS encoding 30S ribosomal protein S17 yields the protein MVGLNVQEPETTCNDPNCPFHGTLPVRGQVLEGVVVSNRAERTITVERSYYKFIKKYERYEKRKSKINVHKPDCFDVNIGDSVKIAECRPLSKTKHFVLVEVKGE from the coding sequence ATGGTTGGGCTTAACGTTCAAGAACCAGAAACTACATGTAATGATCCTAACTGCCCATTTCATGGAACTTTGCCTGTAAGAGGTCAAGTTCTTGAAGGTGTTGTAGTAAGTAACAGAGCAGAAAGGACTATTACTGTTGAACGTAGTTACTATAAATTCATTAAAAAATATGAAAGATATGAGAAAAGGAAATCTAAAATCAATGTTCACAAACCTGATTGTTTTGATGTGAATATTGGTGATTCTGTTAAAATAGCAGAATGTAGACCATTAAGTAAAACTAAACATTTTGTTTTAGTTGAAGTTAAAGGAGAGTAG
- the secY gene encoding preprotein translocase subunit SecY yields MSSLEVLEPIFRFIPEVKSPVHREDFNEKLKWTALVLVLYYFLTLIPLYGLAPGAIDSFAALRAVMAGSFGSILTLGIGPIVTASIVLQLLVGSNLLDLDLSSHKDKSHFQATQKVLSIIFTIFEAAVLVLTGNLIPIDNSYTLVLIAQLVLGAFIIIYLDEVVSKWGFGSGIGLFIASGVCQSIMVGTFSILKDTDGLLAGIIPKFIQQASMGSPDFSNLIPLFATIVVFSVVLYGEAMRVEIPISQGSVRGHGRVRGSVGKYPLKFVYSSNMPVILTSALLVNVTLFANVFQKIGFPILGHLDKGKAVDGLAWLLSTPSLTMFYTEPIHVLVYAVFFIACCILFSYLWVEISGLNAKKISEQLFKSGIQIPGFRSSKRQLYKILKKYIPALTIISGVYVGLIAFLADLTGALGGGTGVLLTVGILHKLYEEMAEEQLMSANPILRKVLGGD; encoded by the coding sequence ATGTCATCATTAGAAGTTTTAGAGCCAATTTTTAGGTTTATTCCTGAAGTTAAATCTCCAGTTCACAGAGAGGACTTCAATGAAAAACTCAAATGGACTGCTCTTGTCTTAGTATTATATTATTTTTTAACTTTAATACCATTATATGGTTTAGCTCCTGGGGCTATAGACAGTTTTGCTGCGTTAAGGGCAGTTATGGCTGGAAGTTTTGGTTCAATTCTCACATTAGGGATTGGTCCAATTGTTACTGCTTCTATTGTTTTACAATTATTGGTTGGTTCAAATCTTTTAGATTTGGATCTTTCATCCCATAAAGATAAATCTCACTTCCAAGCAACACAAAAAGTATTATCTATTATCTTCACAATATTTGAAGCTGCTGTTTTAGTATTGACTGGAAATTTAATTCCTATTGATAATTCATATACTTTAGTATTAATTGCACAACTTGTTTTAGGCGCATTTATTATTATTTATCTTGATGAAGTTGTTTCCAAATGGGGATTCGGTAGTGGTATTGGTTTATTCATTGCTTCTGGGGTTTGTCAATCAATCATGGTTGGTACATTCAGTATTTTAAAAGATACTGATGGATTGCTTGCAGGTATTATTCCTAAATTCATCCAACAAGCTTCTATGGGATCACCTGACTTTTCTAATTTAATTCCATTATTTGCAACTATTGTTGTATTCTCAGTTGTTCTTTATGGAGAAGCTATGAGAGTTGAAATTCCAATTTCTCAAGGTAGTGTAAGAGGGCACGGTAGAGTCAGAGGTTCTGTTGGTAAATATCCATTAAAATTTGTTTATTCAAGTAACATGCCAGTTATTTTAACAAGTGCATTGCTTGTGAACGTAACTTTATTTGCTAATGTTTTCCAAAAAATTGGTTTCCCAATTTTAGGACACTTAGATAAAGGTAAAGCTGTTGACGGTCTTGCATGGTTATTATCAACACCAAGCTTGACAATGTTTTATACTGAACCGATACATGTTTTGGTTTATGCAGTATTCTTTATTGCATGTTGTATATTATTCTCATATTTATGGGTTGAAATCAGTGGTTTAAACGCTAAAAAGATTTCAGAACAATTATTCAAATCGGGTATTCAGATACCTGGGTTTAGAAGTAGTAAACGTCAATTATATAAAATTTTGAAAAAATATATTCCTGCACTTACCATTATAAGTGGTGTCTATGTAGGTCTTATTGCTTTCCTTGCAGATTTAACCGGTGCTTTAGGTGGAGGTACTGGAGTATTGCTTACCGTAGGTATTCTTCATAAATTATACGAAGAAATGGCTGAAGAACAACTTATGTCTGCAAATCCAATCCTTAGGAAAGTTTTAGGAGGAGATTAA
- a CDS encoding 50S ribosomal protein L5, which translates to MNPMNEVRIEKATISIGVGEAGEKLSRAITLLEQMFDQTPVKTFSTVTNPEWGIRKRQPIACKLTLRGEKADKAIDMVLEGISRNIKPTQFDAQGNLSFGIREHIDIPGMRYNPDIGIFGMNVSVTFEKPGYRISKRKIQQKKVPQKHRISKEETMKFMEENFEVNYVTE; encoded by the coding sequence ATGAACCCAATGAATGAAGTACGTATCGAAAAAGCCACCATCAGTATTGGTGTTGGTGAAGCTGGTGAAAAATTATCCCGCGCTATTACTTTATTAGAACAAATGTTCGATCAAACCCCTGTTAAAACTTTCTCAACAGTTACTAACCCAGAATGGGGTATTAGAAAACGCCAACCTATTGCATGTAAATTAACTTTACGTGGAGAAAAAGCTGATAAAGCTATTGATATGGTTTTAGAAGGAATTAGTAGAAATATTAAACCTACTCAATTCGATGCTCAAGGAAACCTTTCTTTTGGTATTAGGGAGCATATTGATATTCCAGGCATGAGATATAATCCGGATATTGGTATCTTTGGTATGAATGTTTCCGTTACTTTTGAAAAACCTGGGTATAGGATTTCTAAAAGAAAAATCCAACAAAAGAAAGTTCCTCAGAAACATAGAATTTCTAAAGAAGAAACTATGAAATTTATGGAAGAAAACTTCGAAGTTAATTATGTAACTGAATAA
- a CDS encoding 30S ribosomal protein S4e, translating to MAKMGSRKHLKRYKAPKSWPIHPKEDTWTVKPSAGSHSIEDAIPLTLVIRDVLKLADNSREAKRIINSGNILVDGRVVKDYKFPVGFMDVIEIPKTEEAYRVLLDRKGKLQLDLIDEGSAKLSKIVNKSTIKGGKTQLNLHDGKNVIIDEDAYSVGDVICLKVPEQEIVDVYPLQEGATVLVTGGKHTGELGTVSEIIENKDSNPNTILIENSAKDEFLTLKDYAFVIGADEPVISLLEVNK from the coding sequence ATGGCTAAAATGGGATCTAGAAAACATCTTAAAAGATATAAAGCACCTAAATCTTGGCCTATTCATCCTAAAGAAGATACTTGGACTGTAAAACCTTCTGCAGGTTCACATTCAATTGAAGATGCTATTCCATTAACATTAGTTATCAGAGATGTTTTGAAATTAGCTGATAATTCCAGAGAAGCAAAAAGAATTATCAACTCTGGTAATATTTTAGTAGATGGGAGAGTTGTTAAAGATTATAAATTCCCAGTTGGATTTATGGATGTTATTGAAATTCCTAAAACTGAGGAAGCTTATAGAGTTCTTTTGGATAGAAAAGGAAAATTACAATTAGATTTAATCGATGAGGGTAGTGCTAAATTATCTAAAATTGTTAATAAATCCACTATTAAAGGTGGTAAAACTCAATTAAACCTTCATGATGGTAAAAATGTTATCATTGATGAAGATGCATACTCCGTTGGAGATGTTATTTGTTTAAAAGTACCTGAACAAGAAATTGTTGATGTATATCCTTTACAGGAAGGAGCTACTGTTCTTGTTACTGGTGGTAAACACACTGGTGAATTAGGTACTGTAAGTGAAATCATTGAAAATAAAGATTCTAATCCAAACACTATTCTTATTGAAAATAGTGCAAAAGATGAATTTTTAACTTTAAAAGATTATGCATTTGTAATTGGAGCTGATGAGCCGGTAATATCTTTATTGGAGGTTAATAAATGA
- a CDS encoding 50S ribosomal protein L30, with amino-acid sequence MFLVIRVRGTTGVIKNIADTLDMLRLNRISHAVLVEQNPSYEGMLQKAKDYITWGEIDAETVAAMIAKRGRLPGNVKVTDEYVAENSDCNNIEELASALVDGKVKLADVGIKPVFRLHPPRKGYEDIRLSVKEGGSLGYRGEEIKDLAKRML; translated from the coding sequence ATGTTTTTAGTTATTAGAGTTAGAGGAACTACTGGTGTCATTAAAAATATTGCAGACACCTTAGACATGTTAAGACTTAACAGAATTAGCCATGCAGTATTAGTAGAACAAAATCCTAGTTATGAAGGAATGCTTCAAAAAGCTAAGGATTATATCACTTGGGGGGAAATCGATGCTGAAACTGTTGCAGCAATGATTGCTAAAAGAGGAAGACTTCCAGGTAATGTAAAGGTTACTGATGAGTATGTTGCTGAAAATTCCGATTGTAATAATATTGAAGAATTGGCTAGTGCTTTAGTTGATGGTAAAGTTAAATTAGCTGATGTGGGTATTAAACCTGTATTCCGTTTACACCCTCCAAGAAAAGGTTACGAAGATATCCGTTTATCTGTTAAAGAAGGTGGATCTTTAGGTTACAGGGGAGAAGAAATTAAAGATCTTGCAAAAAGAATGCTTTAA
- a CDS encoding uL15 family ribosomal protein, with amino-acid sequence MIRTKRKINKQRGSRSNGGGCTKKRRGAGNKGGKGKAGMGKQHWTWTVIHEPNYFGKHGFKRPQKMIKKVNVVNLNYLEEQADKLIEQGKASKEGDAIVIDVTELGYDKVLAKGKITKAYKISAPQFSASAIEKIEELGGEAIIL; translated from the coding sequence ATGATTAGAACAAAACGTAAAATCAACAAACAAAGAGGTTCAAGATCCAACGGTGGAGGATGTACCAAAAAACGTAGAGGTGCAGGTAACAAAGGTGGAAAAGGTAAAGCAGGTATGGGTAAACAACACTGGACCTGGACTGTAATCCACGAGCCTAATTACTTCGGTAAACATGGTTTCAAAAGACCTCAAAAAATGATTAAAAAAGTCAATGTTGTTAATTTAAATTACTTGGAAGAACAAGCTGACAAATTAATCGAACAAGGAAAAGCATCTAAAGAAGGAGATGCAATTGTTATAGATGTAACTGAATTGGGTTATGATAAAGTTTTAGCTAAAGGTAAAATCACTAAAGCTTACAAAATTTCAGCACCTCAATTTTCAGCATCTGCTATTGAAAAAATTGAAGAATTAGGAGGAGAAGCTATAATCTTATAG
- a CDS encoding 50S ribosomal protein L14, translating to MKPLTSSMTKALPIGARLQCVDNTGAREIEIISVKGFKGVRRRLDVAGVGDLVVASVKKGTADMRREVVNAVVVRQKKEYRRADGLRVKFEDNAAVIITPEGILKGSEIRGPVAKEAADRWPSVGSAASILV from the coding sequence ATGAAACCATTAACCTCAAGCATGACTAAAGCATTACCAATTGGAGCAAGACTCCAATGTGTTGACAATACTGGTGCTCGTGAAATCGAAATCATTTCTGTAAAAGGATTTAAAGGTGTAAGAAGAAGACTCGATGTAGCAGGTGTTGGAGATTTAGTTGTTGCATCTGTTAAAAAAGGAACTGCGGATATGAGAAGAGAAGTTGTTAACGCAGTTGTAGTCAGACAAAAAAAGGAATATAGACGTGCTGATGGTCTTCGTGTTAAATTTGAAGATAATGCTGCAGTTATTATTACTCCTGAAGGAATTTTAAAAGGATCCGAAATTAGAGGTCCTGTTGCTAAAGAAGCAGCTGACAGATGGCCTAGTGTAGGTAGTGCAGCAAGTATTTTAGTATAA
- a CDS encoding 50S ribosomal protein L32e has translation MANKRFKRQEYARYKKLGIKWRRPRGKTSKMRRYEAGKPDMPAIGYRTPRAIRDLHPSGYNDVLVHNMQELEDLNPVSDAARISASIGKRKKELMLKKASELNIKVLNK, from the coding sequence ATGGCTAATAAAAGATTTAAAAGACAAGAATATGCTCGTTATAAAAAACTTGGAATAAAATGGAGACGCCCTAGAGGTAAAACCAGTAAAATGAGAAGATATGAAGCAGGTAAACCTGACATGCCGGCTATTGGTTACAGAACCCCTAGAGCTATAAGGGATTTACATCCTTCCGGATATAATGATGTTCTTGTTCACAATATGCAAGAATTAGAAGACTTAAACCCAGTATCTGATGCTGCAAGAATAAGTGCTTCTATTGGTAAAAGAAAAAAAGAGTTGATGTTGAAAAAAGCATCAGAGCTCAATATAAAAGTTTTAAATAAATAA
- a CDS encoding 30S ribosomal protein S8: MSLMDPLADALTNIRNNELQVNDSCVISPASKLIGQVLSTMQKENYIGNFEYIDDNRAGKFIVELEGNINKCGVIKPRHAVKKDEFEKFEKRFLPAKNFGILIVTTPEGIMTHYEAKERGIGGRLLAYMY, encoded by the coding sequence ATGAGTCTTATGGATCCTCTTGCTGATGCTTTAACTAATATCAGGAATAATGAATTGCAAGTAAATGATTCTTGTGTTATTTCTCCTGCTTCCAAGTTAATTGGACAAGTTTTAAGCACTATGCAAAAAGAGAATTATATTGGTAATTTTGAGTATATTGATGACAACCGTGCAGGTAAATTTATTGTAGAATTAGAAGGTAACATTAACAAATGTGGTGTTATCAAACCTCGTCACGCTGTTAAAAAAGATGAATTTGAGAAATTTGAAAAAAGATTTTTGCCAGCAAAAAACTTTGGTATTTTAATCGTCACAACTCCTGAAGGAATTATGACTCACTATGAGGCTAAGGAAAGAGGAATTGGTGGACGTTTGTTGGCTTACATGTATTAG
- a CDS encoding 30S ribosomal protein S14 produces MPRKYGKAAKKCSRCGDHSAMVSRYGINLCRQCFREVAPKMGFKKYN; encoded by the coding sequence TTGCCAAGAAAATACGGAAAAGCTGCAAAGAAATGTAGTCGTTGTGGAGATCATTCTGCTATGGTTAGTAGATATGGAATAAATTTGTGCAGACAATGTTTTAGGGAAGTAGCTCCTAAAATGGGATTTAAAAAATATAATTAG
- a CDS encoding 50S ribosomal protein L19e: protein MNLTTQKRLAASILKVGLNRVWIDPERLEEVSMAITRDGVKQLIQDGAIKAKPQKGISSYRSKKIKEQKAKGKRKGRGSIKGAKKARTPKKKAWMTTIRALRRDLKDMREDEIIDATTYRKLYKMAKGGAFRSKSYMRNYARDHDLIKGEE, encoded by the coding sequence ATGAATCTTACAACTCAAAAAAGATTAGCTGCTAGTATCCTCAAAGTAGGTCTTAATCGTGTATGGATTGATCCAGAAAGATTAGAAGAAGTATCTATGGCGATTACTAGAGATGGTGTAAAGCAGTTAATTCAAGATGGAGCTATTAAAGCAAAACCTCAAAAAGGTATTAGTAGCTACAGATCTAAAAAAATTAAAGAACAAAAAGCAAAAGGAAAAAGAAAAGGTAGAGGTAGTATAAAAGGGGCTAAAAAAGCTCGTACTCCTAAGAAAAAGGCTTGGATGACTACTATTAGGGCTTTAAGAAGAGATCTCAAAGATATGCGTGAAGATGAAATCATTGATGCTACCACCTATCGTAAATTATACAAAATGGCTAAGGGTGGCGCATTTAGAAGTAAATCTTACATGAGAAACTACGCCCGTGACCATGATTTAATTAAAGGAGAGGAATAA